Proteins from a single region of Thunnus albacares chromosome 16, fThuAlb1.1, whole genome shotgun sequence:
- the si:dkey-126g1.9 gene encoding uncharacterized protein C1orf115 isoform X1, producing the protein MKPKSLSTRLFDRNAGVSGEMLSIRAAKYQRHVDCVDHPGSLDHTDGQQVAEDGRQNEKGHREIHFAFLPERYEPLVDEEAQAKEEEEKKKRKKEKYKKVKKNVGKALRSTWKCLMLGLYNFALGYSTPITVAATFVPDFHPGRNRT; encoded by the exons ATGAAGCCCAAATCTCTCTCAACGAGGTTGTTTGACAGAAACGCAGGAGTGTCAGGTGAGATGCTGAGTATACGAGCAGCAAAGTATCAACGACATGTGGACTGTGTGGACCATCCAGGGAGCCTGGATCACACTGACGGCCAGCAAGTGGCAGAAGATGGCAGACAAAATGAGAAGGGCCACAGAGAAATACACTTTGCCTTTCTGCCAGAGAGGTATGAGCCACTGGTGGATGAAGAGGCACAAGctaaggaagaagaagagaagaagaaaaggaagaaagaaaagtacaaaaaagtaaagaag AATGTTGGGAAGGCACTGCGCTCCACTTGGAAGTGTCTAATGCTCGGTTTGTACAATTTTGCCCTCGGCTATTCTACTCCGATCACGGTGGCAGCTACCTTTGTCCCTGACTTCCACCCAGGGAGAAACAGGACCTGA
- the si:dkey-119f1.1 gene encoding structural maintenance of chromosomes protein 6-like isoform X1 has product MFTTRRVFFLSHKGWRNKSNELSSTVVQALKMSKRKSSSASDNPHKRVKPVEEEEDENVNMEQEDPLLSNQMQSGGEVVSDAGIVESITLKNFMCHSLLGPFTFGSNVNFIVGNNGSGKSAVLTALIVSLGGNAQATNRGLSLKGFVKEGESSADVSITLRNKGKDAYKPEVYGPAIIVDLRITREGLRTYKLRSKSGLLVSTKKEELLSILDNFNIQVNNPVSVLTQEMSKYFLHSKGEGDKYKFFMKATQLEQMREDFVYIKTTKHVTEDKACQHSEELKEKKRKYLEKEDRYKNLASLDEMRTKLEELQKQMAWALVTEMEKELEPMREKLRSDRRSTEKYDEKVEEWKNKVEGAEKKYKQIQEQLEGITQQVQELQPKCAELKAEAQRRNTILKSSEVTVHRCKANLRDLEKDKVQLSRRINDLIQSISQTSGSESQARKENMQQIQTELEKLTHQISTLGQQIDQYEHACNRAKEEQGKMRREQEVLQKSIEANSRNLQTMESSRSNRLRRFGEHMPPLLSAIQDAHRRGQFKHRPRGPLGYLISLKDPEHALAIEVCLKGQLHAFTCDNHEDEKVLLGLMTKVFPTGRRPVIITSHFLPHVHDTTKRAVNHPDYPSVLQALEIEDPVVANCLIDQRGIESILLIKNRTEARRVMQGRNPPQNCNQAFSKEGDQIFNNRSYTAEQTRANYLSGDIEEEIRHLQREIENQKAQANRFQQQMRKLDDDIKQNQGLQRRAHIEQKTTKDKVTKQKLELRDLENVEEPQSEDLKPLEEDLQEIVSKISSKRAEYEEAQAQMAKLKGSYEKAEQEYNQHKERINTIAEEADSIKDDLSKTDQEVMKCKHHKKHYDEKRSTHLRNIQVLEGTLESKEQDLQTSVSKAKEISPERLEIRRTARSLDSEISRLKVKITTQQEQQGDREEVVRQYREALESYNNMAQQMKNLNSFIKSLDSVMNHRVQVYSEFRRFLSARCKYYFDSMLAQRGYTGSMTFDHKNETLSVSVQPGQGNKADLSDMRSLSGGERSFSTVCFVLSLWAITETPFRCLDEFDVYMDMVNRRISMDMMLKVAASQRHRQFIFLTPQNMSSLPVSQLIHILRLNDPDRGNKTQRNQDEDQ; this is encoded by the exons ATGTTCACCACTcgcagagtgttttttttatcacataaaGGTTGGCGAAACAAATCTAACGAACTATCAAG CACGGTGGTACAGGCTCTCAAGATGTCtaaaagaaaaagcagctcTGCCAGTGATAATCCCCATAAACGGGTCAAACccgtggaggaggaggaagatgaaaatgTTAATATGGAGCAGGAAGATCCTCTACTGAGTAATCAG ATGCAATCTGGCGGCGAGGTGGTGAGTGATGCAGGGATTGTGGAGAGCATCACATTGAAGAACTTCATGTGCCACTCTCTCCTTGGCCCATTCACTTTTGGTTCCAATGTCAATTTTATTGTCGGCAACAATGGAA GTGGAAAGAGTGCTGTTCTGACAGCGCTCATAGTTTCCTTAGGCGGGAATGCACAGGCCACAAACAGAGGATTATCACTCAAGGGTTTTGTGAAGGAAGGAGAAAG CTCAGCTGATGTATCAATCACACTGCGTAACAAAGGAAAGGATGCTTACAAACCTGAGGTGTATGGTCCAGCTATCATTGTAGACCTGAGAATAACACGTGAGGGGTTAAGAACCTACAAACTCAGGAGCAAATCTG GTCTACTTGTCTCAACCAAAAAGGAAGAGCTCCTGTCCATCCTGGACAATTTTAATATCCAG GTCAACAATCCTGTTTCAGTTCTCACTCAAGAGATGAGCAAATACTTCCTACACTCTAAAGGAGAGGGGGACAAGTACAAG TTTTTCATGAAAGCTACCCAGCTGGAGCAGATGAGAGAGGACTTTGTCTACATCAAAACCACCAAGCACGTCACAGAAGATAAAGCATGTCAACACAGTGAA GAGTTGAAAGAGAAAAAGCGGAAGTACCTGGAGAAAGAGGACCGTTACAAGAACCTGGCATCGCTTGACGAAATGCGCACCAAGCTGGAGGAGTTACAGAAGCAGATGGCTTGGGCTTTA GTGACTGAGATGGAGAAGGAGTTGGAGCCGATGAGAGAGAAGCTGCGGTCAGACAGACGTTCCACAgagaaatatgatgaaaaagtgGAAGAGTGGAAG AATAAGGTCGAGGGGGCCGAGAAGAAGTACAAGCAGATCCAGGAACAGTTGGAGGGGATCACCCAGCAGGTCCAGGAGCTCCAGCCCAAATGTGCTGAGCTGAAGGCAGAGGCCCAGAGACGTAATACTATTCTCAAGTCCAGCGAG GTCACAGTCCACAGATGTAAGGCTAACCTAAGGGACCTGGAAAAGGACAAAGTTCAACTGTCCCGAAGAATAAATGATCTCATTCAGAG CATCAGTCAGACATCAGGATCGGAGAGCCAGGCCAGGAAAGAGAACATGCAACAGATCCAGACTGAGCTGGAAAAACTGACACACCAGATCTCCACTCTGGGTCAACAGATTGACCAGTACGAGCATGCCTGCAATCGTGCCAAAGAAGAACAAGGAAAGATGAG GAGGGAGCAAGAAGTACTCCAGAAGTCCATTGAAGCTAACAGTAGGAACCTGCAGACAATGGAAAGCAGTCGATCCAATCGGCTGCGGCGCTTCGGAGAGCACATGCCCCCACTCCTCAGTGCCATCCAGGACGCTCACAGAAGGGGCCAGTTCAAGCACAGACCCCGAGGACCACTGG GTTATCTTATTAGCCTGAAGGACCCAGAGCATGCTCTGGCTATAGAAGTATGTCTTAAAGGCCAGCTGCATGCCTTCACTTGTGACAACCATGAGGACGAGAAAGTGCTGTTGGGGCTCATGACCAAAGTGTTCCCCACAGGCCGCAGACCTGTGATCATTACCAGCCATTTTCTCCCTCACGTCCATGACACAACAAAGAG GGCTGTGAATCATCCTGATTACCCCTCCGTGCTTCAAGCTCTAGAAATTGAGGACCCAGTTGTGGCCAACTGCCTGATTGATCAAAGGGGGATTGAGAGCATTCTACTTATAAAG AATCGCACAGAGGCTCGGAGAGTGATGCAGGGCAGAAACCCTCCTCAGAACTGTAACCAGGCTTTCTCCAAGGAGGGAGATCAGATCTTTAATAACCGCAGTTACACCGCTGAGCAGACCAGAGCTAACTACCTCTCGGGAGACATTGAGGAGGagatcag GCACTtgcagagagagatagagaaccAGAAAGCTCAGGCAAATCGCTTCCAGCAACAAATGAGGAAGTTGGATGACGACATCAAACAGAACCAAGGGCTGCAGAGAAGAGCCCACATAGAGCAGAAGACCACCAAA GATAAAGTCACAAAGCAAAAGCTGGAGCTGAGAGACCTGGAGAACGTGGAAGAGCCTCAGTCAGAGGACCTCAAGCCCCTG GAGGAGGATCTTCAGGAGATTGTGAGTAAGATCTCTTCGAAGCGTGCTGAGTACGAGGAGGCACAAGCTCAGATGGCCAAGCTCAAGGGCTCCTATGAGAAGGCAGAGCAGGAGTACAATCAGCACAAAGAGCGGATTAACACCATCGCTGAAGAGGCCGACTCAATCAAG GACGATCTGAGTAAGACTGACCAGGAGGTGATGAAGTGCAAGCATCACAAGAAACACTACGATGAGAAACGCAGCACCCATCTCCGAAACATCCAGGTCCTGGAAGGCACCCTAGAAAGCAAGGAGCAGGACCTTCAG ACATCTGTGTCCAAGGCCAAAGAGATCTCCCCAGAGCGCCTGGAAATACGTCGGACAGCCAGGAGCCTGGACAGTGAGATCAGCCGTCTCAAAGTTAAGATCACAACCCAGCAGGAACAACAAGGTGACCGCGAGGAGGTTGTGAG GCAGTACCGCGAGGCGCTGGAGAGCTACAATAACATGGCACAGCAAATGAAGAACCTCAACAGCTTCATCAAAAGCCTGGACAGTGTCATGAACCACAGAGTCCAGGTTTATTCTGAGTTCAGGAG GTTCCTTTCAGCCCGTTGTAAATACTACTTTGATAGCATGCTGGCTCAGAGAGGATACACTGGAAGTATGACCTTTGACCACAAGAATGAAACCCTCTCCGTCTCA GTGCAGCCAGGCCAAGGAAACAAGGCTGACTTGAGTGACATGCGCTCCTTGTCAGGAGGCGAGCGCTCCTTCTCCACTGTttgctttgttctctctctttggGCCATCACAGAGACGCCTTTCCGCTGCCTTGACGAGTTTGATGTTTACATG GACATGGTGAACAGGAGGATATCTATGGACATGATGCTGAAGGTGGCTGCCAGCCAGCGCCACAGACAGTTCATTTTCCTCACCCCACAGAACATGAG ttctctTCCAGTGAGTCAATTAATCCACATCCTCCGTCTCAACGATCCAGACCGCggcaacaaaacacaaagaaatcaAGACGAGGATCAGTAG
- the si:dkey-119f1.1 gene encoding structural maintenance of chromosomes protein 6-like isoform X2, translating into MSKRKSSSASDNPHKRVKPVEEEEDENVNMEQEDPLLSNQMQSGGEVVSDAGIVESITLKNFMCHSLLGPFTFGSNVNFIVGNNGSGKSAVLTALIVSLGGNAQATNRGLSLKGFVKEGESSADVSITLRNKGKDAYKPEVYGPAIIVDLRITREGLRTYKLRSKSGLLVSTKKEELLSILDNFNIQVNNPVSVLTQEMSKYFLHSKGEGDKYKFFMKATQLEQMREDFVYIKTTKHVTEDKACQHSEELKEKKRKYLEKEDRYKNLASLDEMRTKLEELQKQMAWALVTEMEKELEPMREKLRSDRRSTEKYDEKVEEWKNKVEGAEKKYKQIQEQLEGITQQVQELQPKCAELKAEAQRRNTILKSSEVTVHRCKANLRDLEKDKVQLSRRINDLIQSISQTSGSESQARKENMQQIQTELEKLTHQISTLGQQIDQYEHACNRAKEEQGKMRREQEVLQKSIEANSRNLQTMESSRSNRLRRFGEHMPPLLSAIQDAHRRGQFKHRPRGPLGYLISLKDPEHALAIEVCLKGQLHAFTCDNHEDEKVLLGLMTKVFPTGRRPVIITSHFLPHVHDTTKRAVNHPDYPSVLQALEIEDPVVANCLIDQRGIESILLIKNRTEARRVMQGRNPPQNCNQAFSKEGDQIFNNRSYTAEQTRANYLSGDIEEEIRHLQREIENQKAQANRFQQQMRKLDDDIKQNQGLQRRAHIEQKTTKDKVTKQKLELRDLENVEEPQSEDLKPLEEDLQEIVSKISSKRAEYEEAQAQMAKLKGSYEKAEQEYNQHKERINTIAEEADSIKDDLSKTDQEVMKCKHHKKHYDEKRSTHLRNIQVLEGTLESKEQDLQTSVSKAKEISPERLEIRRTARSLDSEISRLKVKITTQQEQQGDREEVVRQYREALESYNNMAQQMKNLNSFIKSLDSVMNHRVQVYSEFRRFLSARCKYYFDSMLAQRGYTGSMTFDHKNETLSVSVQPGQGNKADLSDMRSLSGGERSFSTVCFVLSLWAITETPFRCLDEFDVYMDMVNRRISMDMMLKVAASQRHRQFIFLTPQNMSSLPVSQLIHILRLNDPDRGNKTQRNQDEDQ; encoded by the exons ATGTCtaaaagaaaaagcagctcTGCCAGTGATAATCCCCATAAACGGGTCAAACccgtggaggaggaggaagatgaaaatgTTAATATGGAGCAGGAAGATCCTCTACTGAGTAATCAG ATGCAATCTGGCGGCGAGGTGGTGAGTGATGCAGGGATTGTGGAGAGCATCACATTGAAGAACTTCATGTGCCACTCTCTCCTTGGCCCATTCACTTTTGGTTCCAATGTCAATTTTATTGTCGGCAACAATGGAA GTGGAAAGAGTGCTGTTCTGACAGCGCTCATAGTTTCCTTAGGCGGGAATGCACAGGCCACAAACAGAGGATTATCACTCAAGGGTTTTGTGAAGGAAGGAGAAAG CTCAGCTGATGTATCAATCACACTGCGTAACAAAGGAAAGGATGCTTACAAACCTGAGGTGTATGGTCCAGCTATCATTGTAGACCTGAGAATAACACGTGAGGGGTTAAGAACCTACAAACTCAGGAGCAAATCTG GTCTACTTGTCTCAACCAAAAAGGAAGAGCTCCTGTCCATCCTGGACAATTTTAATATCCAG GTCAACAATCCTGTTTCAGTTCTCACTCAAGAGATGAGCAAATACTTCCTACACTCTAAAGGAGAGGGGGACAAGTACAAG TTTTTCATGAAAGCTACCCAGCTGGAGCAGATGAGAGAGGACTTTGTCTACATCAAAACCACCAAGCACGTCACAGAAGATAAAGCATGTCAACACAGTGAA GAGTTGAAAGAGAAAAAGCGGAAGTACCTGGAGAAAGAGGACCGTTACAAGAACCTGGCATCGCTTGACGAAATGCGCACCAAGCTGGAGGAGTTACAGAAGCAGATGGCTTGGGCTTTA GTGACTGAGATGGAGAAGGAGTTGGAGCCGATGAGAGAGAAGCTGCGGTCAGACAGACGTTCCACAgagaaatatgatgaaaaagtgGAAGAGTGGAAG AATAAGGTCGAGGGGGCCGAGAAGAAGTACAAGCAGATCCAGGAACAGTTGGAGGGGATCACCCAGCAGGTCCAGGAGCTCCAGCCCAAATGTGCTGAGCTGAAGGCAGAGGCCCAGAGACGTAATACTATTCTCAAGTCCAGCGAG GTCACAGTCCACAGATGTAAGGCTAACCTAAGGGACCTGGAAAAGGACAAAGTTCAACTGTCCCGAAGAATAAATGATCTCATTCAGAG CATCAGTCAGACATCAGGATCGGAGAGCCAGGCCAGGAAAGAGAACATGCAACAGATCCAGACTGAGCTGGAAAAACTGACACACCAGATCTCCACTCTGGGTCAACAGATTGACCAGTACGAGCATGCCTGCAATCGTGCCAAAGAAGAACAAGGAAAGATGAG GAGGGAGCAAGAAGTACTCCAGAAGTCCATTGAAGCTAACAGTAGGAACCTGCAGACAATGGAAAGCAGTCGATCCAATCGGCTGCGGCGCTTCGGAGAGCACATGCCCCCACTCCTCAGTGCCATCCAGGACGCTCACAGAAGGGGCCAGTTCAAGCACAGACCCCGAGGACCACTGG GTTATCTTATTAGCCTGAAGGACCCAGAGCATGCTCTGGCTATAGAAGTATGTCTTAAAGGCCAGCTGCATGCCTTCACTTGTGACAACCATGAGGACGAGAAAGTGCTGTTGGGGCTCATGACCAAAGTGTTCCCCACAGGCCGCAGACCTGTGATCATTACCAGCCATTTTCTCCCTCACGTCCATGACACAACAAAGAG GGCTGTGAATCATCCTGATTACCCCTCCGTGCTTCAAGCTCTAGAAATTGAGGACCCAGTTGTGGCCAACTGCCTGATTGATCAAAGGGGGATTGAGAGCATTCTACTTATAAAG AATCGCACAGAGGCTCGGAGAGTGATGCAGGGCAGAAACCCTCCTCAGAACTGTAACCAGGCTTTCTCCAAGGAGGGAGATCAGATCTTTAATAACCGCAGTTACACCGCTGAGCAGACCAGAGCTAACTACCTCTCGGGAGACATTGAGGAGGagatcag GCACTtgcagagagagatagagaaccAGAAAGCTCAGGCAAATCGCTTCCAGCAACAAATGAGGAAGTTGGATGACGACATCAAACAGAACCAAGGGCTGCAGAGAAGAGCCCACATAGAGCAGAAGACCACCAAA GATAAAGTCACAAAGCAAAAGCTGGAGCTGAGAGACCTGGAGAACGTGGAAGAGCCTCAGTCAGAGGACCTCAAGCCCCTG GAGGAGGATCTTCAGGAGATTGTGAGTAAGATCTCTTCGAAGCGTGCTGAGTACGAGGAGGCACAAGCTCAGATGGCCAAGCTCAAGGGCTCCTATGAGAAGGCAGAGCAGGAGTACAATCAGCACAAAGAGCGGATTAACACCATCGCTGAAGAGGCCGACTCAATCAAG GACGATCTGAGTAAGACTGACCAGGAGGTGATGAAGTGCAAGCATCACAAGAAACACTACGATGAGAAACGCAGCACCCATCTCCGAAACATCCAGGTCCTGGAAGGCACCCTAGAAAGCAAGGAGCAGGACCTTCAG ACATCTGTGTCCAAGGCCAAAGAGATCTCCCCAGAGCGCCTGGAAATACGTCGGACAGCCAGGAGCCTGGACAGTGAGATCAGCCGTCTCAAAGTTAAGATCACAACCCAGCAGGAACAACAAGGTGACCGCGAGGAGGTTGTGAG GCAGTACCGCGAGGCGCTGGAGAGCTACAATAACATGGCACAGCAAATGAAGAACCTCAACAGCTTCATCAAAAGCCTGGACAGTGTCATGAACCACAGAGTCCAGGTTTATTCTGAGTTCAGGAG GTTCCTTTCAGCCCGTTGTAAATACTACTTTGATAGCATGCTGGCTCAGAGAGGATACACTGGAAGTATGACCTTTGACCACAAGAATGAAACCCTCTCCGTCTCA GTGCAGCCAGGCCAAGGAAACAAGGCTGACTTGAGTGACATGCGCTCCTTGTCAGGAGGCGAGCGCTCCTTCTCCACTGTttgctttgttctctctctttggGCCATCACAGAGACGCCTTTCCGCTGCCTTGACGAGTTTGATGTTTACATG GACATGGTGAACAGGAGGATATCTATGGACATGATGCTGAAGGTGGCTGCCAGCCAGCGCCACAGACAGTTCATTTTCCTCACCCCACAGAACATGAG ttctctTCCAGTGAGTCAATTAATCCACATCCTCCGTCTCAACGATCCAGACCGCggcaacaaaacacaaagaaatcaAGACGAGGATCAGTAG
- the si:dkey-126g1.9 gene encoding uncharacterized protein C1orf115 isoform X2 translates to MKPKSLSTRLFDRNAGVSGEMLSIRAAKYQRHVDCVDHPGSLDHTDGQQVAEDGRQNEKGHREIHFAFLPERYEPLVDEEAQAKEEEEKKKRKKEKYKKVKKIQFGMLGRHCAPLGSV, encoded by the exons ATGAAGCCCAAATCTCTCTCAACGAGGTTGTTTGACAGAAACGCAGGAGTGTCAGGTGAGATGCTGAGTATACGAGCAGCAAAGTATCAACGACATGTGGACTGTGTGGACCATCCAGGGAGCCTGGATCACACTGACGGCCAGCAAGTGGCAGAAGATGGCAGACAAAATGAGAAGGGCCACAGAGAAATACACTTTGCCTTTCTGCCAGAGAGGTATGAGCCACTGGTGGATGAAGAGGCACAAGctaaggaagaagaagagaagaagaaaaggaagaaagaaaagtacaaaaaagtaaagaag ATTCAATTCGG AATGTTGGGAAGGCACTGCGCTCCACTTGGAAGTGTCTAA
- the tmem18 gene encoding transmembrane protein 18 codes for MRHQLKLKLMSYNSGQFRGFVKMTDQKAHNSSSIPIDGFSNLRITSIWTFLMSVQWSEPWLIGLLVFHVVCLSLTVVTCRYYGAQICHFLLMIGLVYSAEYLNELAAMNWRSFSNFQYFDSKGMFISLVYSIPLLLNTVIIVMVWVYRTFSTMTELKTLQLKRKARRENREKND; via the exons ATGAGACACcagctaaagctaaagctaatgAGCTACAACAGTGGGCAGTTTAGGGGTTTTGTGAAGATGACGGACCAAAAAGCGCACAATAGTAGCTCCATCCCGATCGATGGCTTCAGTAACCTAAGAATTACATCAATATGGACTTTTCTTATGTCT GTGCAGTGGTCGGAGCCTTGGCTCATCGGGTTGTTGGTGTTTCACGTTGTGTGTCTGAGTTTGACTGTTGTGACCTGCAGGTATTACGGAGCTCAGATCTGTCACTTCCTGCTCATGA TTGGCTTGGTGTATAGTGCTGAATATTTGAATGAGCTGGCAGCTATGAACTGGAG GTCCTTTTCTAATTTCCAGTACTTTGATTCCAAGGGCATGTTTATATCTTTGGTCTACTCAATCCCTCTTCTGCTCAATACAGTCATCATTGTG ATGGTGTGGGTGTACAGGACCTTTTCCACCATGACTGAGCTGAAGACACTCCAGCTCAAGCGAAAGGCCcgcagagagaacagagagaagaacGACTGA